The Magnolia sinica isolate HGM2019 chromosome 9, MsV1, whole genome shotgun sequence sequence AAATGGCTCACTTCCTATCCCACAGCCCTCCATCCTTTACTTTTCAGTTTCGAACAATAACCTCAGTGGTGAAATCCCTCCATCAATTTGCAGTGCAACATACTTAAAGAGTCCTTGATTTATCTCACAATCACTTCATTGGTCGGATTCCACCATGTTTGGGTCAGATTGGTGGTAGTGTGTTGAATCTTCAAGGAAATGCTTTCAATGGCACCTTACCTCAGACATTTAAAGAGGGATGTAACATACAAACGCTTGATGTCAGCGGGAATCAATTAGAGGGCCAAGTGCCAAGGACTTTGGCTAATTGCAAAATGTTGGAGGTGTTAAACCTTGGAAACAATCAGATACATGACACCTTCCCTTTATGGTTGGGAGCTTTGTCCCAGTTGCGTGTTCTCatcttgagatccaaccaatttcaTGGCCCCATTATACTTccacaaataaatcaaagctTCCCAATGTTGCAGATCATTGACCTCTCTTCTAATAGTTTCATGGGTGGTTTGCCATCAAATATGTTTGAGAATTGGAAGGCGATGATAGATGAGGACAAATCTCAATCTTTCCTTCATAGAACCCTATATGGACCAAGGGAACCTCAATACTATCAAGACACAGTGACAGTAATGATCAAAGGATTAGATAGGGAACTCACCAAGATCCTATCCATCTTCACAATAGTTGATGTCTCAAACAATTATTTTCAGGGGGATATTCCAAAATCTATAGGGATTCTCAAGTCGCTACATCTACTCAATATGTTGCACAACAGTTTCACGGGccaaattccaacatcacttgagAATCTAGCGATGCTTGAGTCATTGGATCTCTCACAAAACAATATCTCAGGGGAGATTCCTTGGCAACTGACAAAGCTAACATTTCTCTCGGTATTGAACCTTTCACAAAACCACCTTGTGGGAAGTATACCACAAAGTAAACAGTTTTTAACATTCACAAATGAATCATTCCAAGAAAATCCAAGATTATGTAGACCTCCACTATCAAAGAAATGCAAAGATGCCGAGGGTTCACCATCGTCCGCGCAATCTGAAAGGAAATACGATTGGGAACTAATGTGGATAGGATTTGGAGTTGGATATGGAGCAGGTGTGGGGATGCTTTTCTGGACTCTAGCACTTTGGAGAAAGGGAAGGAGAGAATTTTATATATTTGTTGATGGAATGCTTGCTTTGATTTTTACTTCCATGGCGTTTTCTAAATAGCAACGGTGGTAAGAGGATTGGAGATAGGGTAAGTATGTTTGTATAGTTTGTGGCTACAAGAACAAAAGTTCTAGTTGTTTTCCCCTTTTTGTAATTTTAAGTTTTTGCTTGGTCTTTATCATATGTGCTGCAGTTGTTTGTTGCATTTGCACCTGCTTGAATGGTTGTATGGAAcactttcaaataaataaaattacatgtggtgtgctcccacatttctgcaaaaaagaaaaaaaaagaaaaaaagaatgtcTCGGCTGTCTCCTTGTTTTCAAAATTTGGCCCACCTTAGCAACGAGATAACTTAATCTATGAGCTGGATGATCTTACCAATCTAGCCTACCTAGCCAGTGGTCTTTTCATAATGGTCTAGACAAATGTGGCCCAAGCAAACGttcagaagaagaagagtagTGTTTTAtgtatattttaatattttgtgttTTTTGGATCATCACACGCAAACTTCTTTCACCTTCCCACATTTATGTATGTGGAGTGTAAGAGTAATCACTTGTTACCATTTGGTGATATTTGAGTTGGACTTTTGTGATGCcaaaaagaagtgtggaaatcaTCATTTGCTCTCAAGGCACCATAACATGCAGTTTTCTACTTGCAAGGGGACACTTGGCTAGTCTAACCAAGCAATATGGGTTGTGCATCACGTCCATAACACATTTCTTAGGCCACCATGTAAAAATCTCACCAATAAGATGATTCATACCATCCAAACAATAACTATTTAGTGGACAGTGAACAAAATTTATGGGAAAGTGGGCCTATTCAGCAGTGAGCCATCCATCTGTTAGGCCCATCATCTATTGCTTACGGTTCTAAAGAATCAGTTTTATCAgagaatcctaaccatcccatccaaggTTTggcaataaataaatataaaaagaagtCCCCcatatggatggattagatcaataTCTCAGGAGAGATTTCTTAGCAACCGACAAAGCTAACATTCATCTCAATATTGAACCTTTCACAAAATCACCCTGTGGAAACATACCACAAATTAAATAGTTTTTTACATTTACAAATAAATCATTCCAAAGAAATTCAGGATTATGTGGACCTCCACTATCGAGAATATGTGTTGCACCACCATCAGTAATACCATCCAAGCTTTGAAAATACTCAAATTCAGAGTTGGACTGAAAATTCATGTGGATAGGATTTGAAGTCAGATATGGAGTAGGAATGGGAGTTCTTTTCTGGACTCTTAACATTATAGGCAAAGGGAAGGAAAGAATACAGTAAATTTATAGATAAGATACTttcgttgatttttttttcctcagtAATATTTGCTCTAAAGTGATGACCATAAGTGGATTTAAGTTATGGTTGTTCATGGCTCCTAGCTTCTCTGAGAAATGTTTAGGTATGTATGCTGCTGGTTTGAGGTGACTGATTTTGTTTGGTTTAGCCTTGCCTTTGTttggattttttgtttttgtatttgTTTAGGATTGTAAATGGTTGTTTTCcatatcaataaaattacaggtggtgtgctcccacctttttgTAAAGAAGAATAAACGGAAAAAGAAATGTATCCTACCTGATGCGGAGAGATAAGTTTTTTAGCTTAATTTTCATTCTGGATGCTTGTGTCCAAGTGCTTAACTCTACACACCTGTTAGCTAGCATAAGGGAAAAGGAAGTGTTGATTGAtgtatcaaatatataaccaaaTCAATAGTTGTTGGTGGTTTAGATGTCATACTTTTTCTATCCCATTTACAGTCTCACATCCATCAACTttcaagagctttgctaagcccatatgCATGTGCAGCAAAGCTCATCTACATGACATAATGCCAGCATGGAACTATGAagccaaaatccaatccatccatcagaaaagCATCACCATATTCattccctagcccaagaatcaggttgatctactTTTAAGGGGCCACATGcttagtggaccagatttattttaggaaaacatgtaaaaggtcagaccaacctaatggatggattggatctcacacatatATCCCATGTTGCAACATGTGTTGCCATACATGAGCTTATTGCACAGACACGAGGGCTTAGCAAATGAGACCATTTGCAAATCATGGGCACTTTTCAAAGGGAACGTGCAAAAATAAAAGGTGTTCATGCTTTTCTCACAGTTTGAACTCCAAATTTCACACCAACAGTGGGTTGCTCCCttacatttaaaattttatataactGAAGTGACAATGTCTACACCCATCCCTAGAAAGGTAGGTCCCAACCTAaagatcatcaagtgggccacgcttatattattgagtttttttttttaatcatatataGTTTTCTACAGTATTGTCAacctaatgaatggatatgcatgaTTTTCATGCATGCCTTTAAGGTGGGCCTACAGCACAACTCGAACAACAGTTGAGCTCTAAGTCCACTATTTTGTGTGCCTGACATCCAGTCCCTAAATTAGGTGTGCCTgaaattttagggcataagacaaAAATTCATCTCCATCCACAACTGAGTTGGGCCTAAACACAAGAAATAATGCAAGAGGGGACGCCAACCATAGGTTATGTGTGTGGCCTAAATGGTGTGTATATTCTATCCAATCCGGTCATCAAATTAGTCTAATTAGGAAGAATAGATAATATTCCAAGagtcatcctgatccaaaacacaTGCAAACCACACATTGTTAACTTAGAAATTTTAGGCATGGTTTTACATTGTTACTAAGAGTCTAGCCTACAGGAGTTGTTTATGGGGTTGTTTGCACCAAGTGCATGTCACACAAGAAATTCGGTGGTCAAGATAGAATACAAGTGTTTTACCCCTTGCGTGTAACAGATGGAAGTCTTGTATGTTTTGGTGTGAGTGCAGGGTATATGCATTTGCCCTTGGCCGGGCTACTCatattaatatcttaaaatgacaaAAGCACCTCTCATCATACCTGTAAAACTAGTGGTTATACCACTAGGATTACTTGAAGAAAAAAGTTAGAACAACCCATCACTAGGCGGGACATACACATAGATTGAGTGGGACCACTGGCCATTCACTGAGTTCAATAGTAACCTACCGGACGAATGGACCATTATGGTTTTCTTCCCTAATTTTTATGATGCATCTTGCCGTTACCTTTAAATCCTTCTTTGCATTTTTTCTCTGATGtttgaaattgatttttaaatacactacaagaaaaatgacttTTATCGGTGGTCAAAACCACCAGTAAAGGTAAAAAATAGCGCCGTGGAAAGCTTTATCAGTACTCAGACAAGCGCTGAAAAAAAGGTGTGCTGGCAAAGGCTTTACCAGTGCTCATAATCATTTACCGGCAATTTTTCTGGCCACCGTGATCGAGTAGACTTTTCCAGCGCCCATTTTCCTTTTTCCAGCGCATCTGCTAGCCATTGGTAATCACTAAAAAAGTGCCTGGGAAAGCTGAAAAAGCGCCAGCAAAAGTCTGTCCAAACACCGGTAAAAGTCTTTTGAAGCACCATTGTTGGCCACCAGTAATCACTGAAAAAGTGCCTAGGAACATTCAAAACGTCAATAAAAGTTTGTCCAAGTGTCGATAAATGTCTTCCAAAGCACAACAAGGGTTTGATAAGAGCCGGCAAAGGTTTGAGAAGCACCGTTAAAAGCCGTGCAACCCACGGCAAAAgccagtatttatttatttatttttttcggttggaacctgtattttttaatatgtgaaacctaaaaaatgttagggtacaatttaaaatgaatattaaacaaaaattgtattactttacaataaaatatataatatttacaacaatacgttgaaaatggtcttgaatacataaaaataaataaaaaaccttcATGTGGTCCACTCCTAGATTGGCCACACTGTCAAATGAAATGGAGAAGACAGAACTGGTAAACCTCTGATCAAGCCACTTCATGCATTAACTTGTTGAACATAGATGGCACTGTTGGGCTGATCGTCTTTGCGGTCCATATCCCTGCAATCCAATGTGTAATCAAATTACTCGATGTAGGTTCTGACtctaacaaatactttgagctaGTTGTGTAATCAAAAGAATCCAACAAGTATCTCTGCTAacaaaaagaacaaaataaataaataaacatatattggAGTAGCACGAACATTGTATCAAAGAAATTGAATGGGCAAGAGAAAAAACAATGCAATGATTTGGGACATGAATTATGTTTCCATTGGTTCAGGTGCCTCTGCAACATTTGTAAGCCTCGGGCAGAAGAAATTGGTACAGAAAGAGAAAACTGATTAGAAGTGTAATCGTGAAGGGGACCTTTCAATTACAAGCCAACAGAAACCAATAATACAAGCCAAaagttcaccaatttcaattgggTTTTCCTAATGTTAGAAGCAGAAAGGAGTTAAAGGAATCAACAAAAAGATGATACCAAACAAAATGCCAGCAATTCCCAGAAGAAACTGAAAATTTCACTTCAGTTTCAACAAGCCAGAAAATTGCTGGGTTGAAACTACTAATAATCTAAGTAAATCATCAACTTTGAATGTTTTGACAGCTTTTTGAACAGGTCAACTCAGCCAAGCTTTCAGTCAGGCCACAAGTTTTTTGAACaatgtacaaaagaaaatctacacAGCAATATGCCAGGATTACAACACTTCTTGTTTGCATATCATACCTTTCAAATTTTATGTTGAACAGCTTGTCAGTATTGTGGCAAACCTAGGAGGTAATGATGAGTGAATAGAATCAAAGCTGTTGGTGAGTAATGGTTGCTGCGAACACTCGTGTTGCTCGCCTGTACTGGGGGAGGTCAATATACTCTGATTGAGGTGAATTTTCATATCCAGTGTCATCTCTTTGACATCCAATTTCCAATATATGTTCTTCGAACTTTCCCGGAATGGAAAAGCATTAAAAATACAAATACAAGAAAGGAAAATTATAGATATTTTATCACCACAGTTTGGTTGATGGATCGGTTTTGTTTCGTGACATATTGTCAAAAGAAGTTGCCATGTTAGTCCACATACAAATATAGAACATAAACATtgccttattcaaaattttagttGATAGAACATACTTTTACTCCTGTCATATGCTTACAAGGACTTACAGTCCCTTTTCCTGGGTTTACAGATTGTTCTTTTCCGATTTGGCCATAAGGATCGGACACCCATATTCCAGGACTTTTGTGGCTGGTTTTGTATTTCCTGAAACCTGTATTTGGAAATGataattaaattgattttagGAAATTATAAATATGGTAAATGTTTGGTTTTGATACCCTTATGTAGGAATGTGGGAGTTTTATCCTAATTAGGTGAATACTTGACTTTGGGAGAGTTTAAAGGAGATTCGTTGTTTTTAGACTTTTCAGAAATGTTCCAGTTGCTTTACATGAGAAAGTAGTATTTCAACAGTGGAAAGCTTAATTCTTTATAACAATGTGTGATGCGTGGGATGTGGTAACCATGCAATGGTTATGGTGCATCAGGGAGGCACCAGCTTCAGGCGAATCAGTTAAGAATTACTCAAAAGAGTGTTTTCTTCTCTCAAAATCAAATTAGTTGTTGATTGTGAACACTTTTCTCAAACTAACCTACAAAACCAAAATATAACACCACATTTTAAATGAGCAAACCAAAGGCTAGGCAGAACAGGGAACAGGTAAAATCTACAGAGCTGACAACACACCTACTGTCGTGCAACTTCATCATCATTTGTTACAAAACCAATAAAGTTTTTATTACAAACTTAGCAATAACTATGATGGAAAAGATACTTCTTCTCCCTCATGAACCAAATCCTAAAAACACCAAGTGCCCCATTGGTAATTCTTTTGTAAAAAAGAATACAAAGGCGATACACAGCAAGCATTACTATGACATGCAAGTCCTATGCTCATCAGCACATATGGATCCCCATGGACTACTTTTTAGTTGCAACAAACAGAGGATTTGGCACCACTGACTGCTAGCACTCTGTCACAAGAGTTGCACCAATACTCATTGCCAGTTGCTGCTAAATACTATCAAATATAATGTTAATAAGGCATTCTCATTCATTTTTCTGtttctgatgcctaagttagtaATGCTTCAAGTCCATGAAACAAGAATCTAATTGAATTTtttgggaaaaaagaaaaagaaaattgaattttgagATTGTTTACCATCACCGGAGGCTGGATCATTATTGGCGGCAGAAATCCAACTTAACCATAATGTTACGAGTTCCTCGCTTTTGTTGTAGGGTGAAATTTTAACATTCTCTATCCTAAGATGTTTGCAGATGGACTTGTTTGTAAAGATGCAACATGCATTATAAGTTCTTGCCTCAATTGCTTTTCTTT is a genomic window containing:
- the LOC131255009 gene encoding receptor-like protein 18, whose amino-acid sequence is MLEVLNLGNNQIHDTFPLWLGALSQLRVLILRSNQFHGPIILPQINQSFPMLQIIDLSSNSFMGGLPSNMFENWKAMIDEDKSQSFLHRTLYGPREPQYYQDTVTVMIKGLDRELTKILSIFTIVDVSNNYFQGDIPKSIGILKSLHLLNMLHNSFTGQIPTSLENLAMLESLDLSQNNISGEIPWQLTKLTFLSVLNLSQNHLVGSIPQSKQFLTFTNESFQENPRLCRPPLSKKCKDAEGSPSSAQSERKYDWELMWIGFGVGYGAGVGMLFWTLALWRKGRREFYIFVDGMLALIFTSMAFSK